In Qipengyuania pelagi, the following are encoded in one genomic region:
- a CDS encoding DUF6961 family protein, with amino-acid sequence MVLNRDHELWAVALWVEKNHGEEGIAYIAQQIQRLSNEGDEAGIATWKTVAERFDQLSCQSSTN; translated from the coding sequence ATGGTGCTGAACCGCGATCACGAATTGTGGGCCGTCGCGCTCTGGGTCGAAAAGAACCATGGCGAAGAGGGAATCGCGTATATCGCGCAGCAAATCCAGCGGCTATCCAACGAAGGGGACGAGGCTGGCATAGCAACGTGGAAGACTGTTGCTGAACGGTTCGATCAGCTTAGCTGCCAAAGCTCTACGAACTGA
- a CDS encoding tyrosine-type recombinase/integrase: MPLTDTRLRALKPKDKPYKVTDERGLYVEVTPTGSKLWRFRYRIGGAQKKLCIGSYPEISLKQARDVAYEARRAVASGGDPAFEKRKRKIRAEFLSAQTFEAVAREYIEQMMVQNGRADGTIVKANYFLDKLAPAIGNRPINEIEPFEVLAPLKRLEATGKHETAKKCRSFAGRVFRYGVATTRCKSDPTSMLKGALVTPRATHYAAILEPTELGGLLRAIDDFTGYMVTKLALQIAPHVFVRPGELRHAEWHEIDLVDGVWKIPAGKMKARRAHAVPLSKQVRGYLTDLAEMLGREGYVFPSARSSKRPMSENTLNAAFRRMGYSKEEVTAHGLRATASTFLNESGLWNPDAIERALAHGDTNVVRGIYHRGKHWDERVRMAQWWSDYLDELRTGGKVIMGKFAKG, encoded by the coding sequence ATGCCGCTGACAGATACTCGCCTCCGCGCACTCAAGCCCAAAGATAAGCCGTACAAGGTAACCGATGAGCGAGGCCTATATGTTGAGGTCACGCCGACCGGCAGCAAGCTTTGGCGATTCCGATACCGGATCGGCGGTGCGCAAAAGAAGCTCTGCATCGGCAGCTATCCCGAAATCAGCCTCAAGCAAGCGCGAGACGTGGCCTACGAGGCACGACGAGCTGTTGCTTCTGGCGGCGACCCGGCCTTTGAGAAGCGGAAGCGGAAAATTCGCGCCGAGTTCCTTTCTGCACAGACGTTCGAGGCAGTCGCACGTGAGTATATTGAACAGATGATGGTCCAGAATGGCCGTGCCGATGGCACGATCGTCAAGGCCAATTATTTCCTCGACAAGCTTGCGCCTGCCATCGGGAACAGACCCATCAACGAGATCGAGCCGTTCGAAGTCCTGGCTCCTCTCAAACGACTGGAAGCCACTGGTAAGCACGAGACTGCGAAGAAATGCCGCTCGTTCGCAGGCCGCGTGTTTCGCTACGGTGTCGCTACTACCCGCTGCAAATCCGATCCGACCAGTATGCTGAAGGGTGCTCTCGTAACGCCGAGAGCCACGCATTATGCAGCCATCCTCGAGCCCACCGAGTTAGGCGGGCTGCTGCGCGCAATCGACGACTTCACTGGCTACATGGTGACGAAGTTAGCTTTGCAGATCGCGCCGCATGTGTTCGTGCGCCCCGGCGAACTCCGGCACGCCGAATGGCATGAGATCGACCTTGTCGATGGGGTCTGGAAAATCCCTGCCGGTAAAATGAAAGCGCGTCGAGCGCATGCTGTCCCGCTTTCCAAGCAGGTTAGAGGCTATCTTACTGATCTGGCCGAGATGCTCGGCCGCGAAGGTTATGTCTTCCCGTCTGCGCGCAGCTCCAAGCGTCCCATGAGTGAAAACACGCTCAATGCCGCATTCCGTCGCATGGGATATTCGAAGGAAGAAGTCACCGCGCACGGACTCCGGGCGACAGCATCGACATTCCTGAACGAGTCGGGACTTTGGAATCCGGATGCAATCGAGCGTGCCCTGGCACATGGCGACACCAATGTTGTGCGTGGCATCTACCATCGCGGCAAGCATTGGGACGAGCGCGTGCGGATGGCTCAATGGTGGAGCGACTACCTCGATGAGCTCCGGACTGGAGGAAAGGTCATCATGGGAAAGTTTGCGAAGGGTTGA
- a CDS encoding complex I NDUFA9 subunit family protein, protein MAKSSALNGKLVTLMGGSGFLGNYVAQALLDRGARLRVASRHPERAYKLKPLANLGQLQFARCDATDRRSVEQAIEGADAVVNLIGSFDGNLKQLMGVSAGWMAEAAAANGAEAFVQVSAIARLPEEEETEIAYAEAKHLGEDLVREAFPNATILRPSLMFGKDDDFTTMFAQMIRWMPVLPVFGPDKELQLVYVDDVAEAVAVALEMPGTHGGKVFELGGPEKVTMLDLNRRIADAQRRSRSFIPMPDAVAGAFASLPGTPMGSDQWELLKQGNVASSDAPGFAELGIEPKPIGLFLDKWMVRYRKHGRFGDRALASGGV, encoded by the coding sequence ATGGCGAAGAGCAGCGCGTTGAACGGCAAACTGGTTACGCTGATGGGCGGCAGCGGCTTTCTCGGCAATTACGTTGCCCAGGCCCTGCTGGATCGCGGGGCGCGGCTGCGCGTCGCCAGCCGCCACCCGGAACGCGCCTATAAGCTCAAGCCGCTCGCCAATCTCGGCCAGCTGCAGTTCGCGCGCTGCGATGCGACCGACCGGCGCAGCGTCGAACAGGCGATTGAGGGCGCCGACGCGGTGGTCAATCTCATCGGGAGCTTCGATGGCAATCTGAAGCAGTTGATGGGCGTCAGCGCCGGATGGATGGCCGAGGCCGCCGCCGCGAATGGCGCCGAGGCCTTCGTCCAGGTCAGCGCGATCGCGCGCCTGCCCGAGGAAGAGGAGACCGAGATCGCCTACGCAGAGGCGAAGCATCTCGGCGAGGATCTGGTGCGTGAGGCATTCCCGAATGCCACGATCCTGCGCCCTTCCCTCATGTTCGGGAAGGACGACGATTTCACCACCATGTTCGCGCAGATGATCCGGTGGATGCCGGTCCTGCCGGTGTTCGGACCCGACAAGGAATTGCAGCTCGTCTATGTCGATGACGTCGCCGAAGCGGTCGCTGTCGCGCTCGAAATGCCCGGCACGCATGGCGGCAAGGTGTTCGAACTGGGCGGGCCCGAAAAGGTCACGATGCTCGACTTGAATCGGCGGATCGCGGACGCGCAACGCCGTTCGCGCAGCTTCATCCCGATGCCCGATGCGGTGGCAGGCGCCTTCGCCTCGCTTCCCGGCACGCCGATGGGCAGCGATCAGTGGGAATTGCTGAAACAGGGCAATGTCGCATCGAGCGACGCCCCCGGCTTTGCGGAACTGGGCATCGAGCCCAAACCGATCGGGCTGTTTCTCGACAAGTGGATGGTCCGGTATCGCAAGCATGGCCGCTTCGGCGATCGGGCGTTGGCTTCGGGCGGAGTCTAG